The Rhodoflexus caldus genome has a window encoding:
- a CDS encoding cell division protein ZapA, producing the protein MQSQNVKVVIANREYNLRVAPEDAPLLERAATLLKQRIQDKQERMRIYDKQDLLAMVAFDIIVEELANKESIQAIHHKVSELERLIPDTL; encoded by the coding sequence ATGCAGAGCCAAAATGTGAAAGTGGTAATTGCCAATCGGGAATATAACCTCAGGGTTGCCCCCGAAGATGCCCCGTTGCTCGAGAGGGCAGCCACATTGCTCAAACAACGCATTCAGGATAAACAGGAGCGTATGCGCATTTACGACAAGCAGGATTTATTGGCAATGGTGGCATTTGATATCATCGTAGAAGAGTTGGCCAATAAAGAAAGCATACAAGCCATACACCACAAAGTGTCGGAATTGGAGCGTTTGATACCTGATACGCTGTAA
- a CDS encoding DUF6056 family protein produces the protein MYISRYNHAGADDFEVSGLLVHTQSIWQTAMALMKRSASYTGVLAQALFQPADVQGIGFRIVPIGIVLVYLVTFYTGIAALLPRHSTTSERWLFALACFAVFFRLMESPMQTIFWSMSAIGYTSGYVLAILFIALLTRYLCIDSSVGMAGKYIMVIVAMLLAMGSLPVVSLLTVGLCAGALLYALLNGQRQKRLALGFLLLLALLVLAYLLTAPGTARRISEGGHQSLVERPILSLALFAFNMYRDYLAKWFSDSLFMLSSVAFIGWLAERRVVPQLRLPLWLPFAATFAFGYLWFFTPKLLVNYIASRQIDTGLVFFITGWILSLVYLADFLQRQKFLREAGRGWHSVVFGAMLLTLLLPQYVSNMRHMWVDIRSGSAARHDMEIMQRYQIMRRQRAGNQPLVLDTLQALPLTIWKGDFIPDTSNWANRSFAHYFGHTTISVKQRTPTHIQK, from the coding sequence TTGTACATATCCCGCTATAATCATGCAGGAGCAGACGATTTTGAAGTCAGCGGATTGCTGGTACATACACAAAGTATTTGGCAAACGGCAATGGCGCTTATGAAACGCTCGGCTTCCTACACAGGCGTGTTGGCGCAGGCATTGTTTCAGCCGGCAGATGTGCAGGGCATCGGTTTTCGCATAGTTCCTATAGGAATTGTACTGGTATATCTGGTAACATTTTATACAGGTATAGCGGCACTGCTGCCACGTCATAGTACGACAAGTGAACGGTGGTTATTTGCACTTGCCTGCTTTGCCGTTTTTTTCAGGCTGATGGAAAGCCCCATGCAAACTATTTTCTGGAGCATGTCTGCTATTGGCTATACCTCCGGTTATGTACTGGCAATCTTGTTTATCGCCCTACTGACGCGATATCTGTGTATTGACAGCTCTGTTGGGATGGCGGGTAAATATATAATGGTTATAGTTGCTATGCTGCTGGCAATGGGTTCATTGCCCGTGGTATCCTTGCTGACCGTCGGGCTATGTGCGGGCGCGCTGCTCTATGCCTTACTGAATGGTCAAAGACAAAAACGGCTGGCTTTAGGCTTCTTATTATTACTCGCGTTACTTGTATTGGCATACCTACTCACTGCACCCGGTACCGCACGCCGTATATCAGAAGGCGGCCATCAGAGTTTAGTCGAGCGTCCGATACTTTCGCTTGCATTGTTTGCCTTCAATATGTATCGCGACTATCTCGCTAAATGGTTTTCTGATAGTCTGTTTATGCTGAGTTCTGTTGCATTTATTGGCTGGTTGGCAGAGAGGCGGGTAGTGCCGCAGTTACGGCTGCCTTTGTGGCTACCTTTTGCAGCTACTTTTGCTTTTGGCTACCTATGGTTTTTTACTCCCAAACTATTGGTGAATTACATTGCCTCCCGGCAAATTGATACAGGGCTGGTATTTTTTATAACAGGCTGGATTTTATCTCTGGTATATCTGGCAGATTTCCTGCAAAGGCAGAAGTTCCTTCGTGAAGCAGGCCGCGGATGGCACTCTGTTGTTTTCGGGGCAATGCTGCTAACGCTGTTGTTGCCGCAGTATGTATCTAATATGCGGCATATGTGGGTGGATATCAGGTCAGGAAGTGCTGCCAGGCATGACATGGAAATAATGCAGCGCTATCAAATAATGCGCAGACAACGGGCAGGGAATCAACCATTAGTATTAGATACTTTGCAGGCACTGCCTTTAACTATCTGGAAGGGAGACTTCATACCGGATACGAGTAACTGGGCTAATCGTTCTTTTGCCCACTACTTTGGGCACACAACCATTAGTGTAAAGCAACGCACACCTACTCATATTCAAAAGTAG
- the rny gene encoding ribonuclease Y — protein sequence MTDVIIAIVSLLVGVGIGYFLLMRVFKQKEAEAAEKANLIIKEAELKAETFWKNKEIESKERVLKQKSEFENEMNRRKEQIITNEGKVKQYENKLKQVEANLKKKEQTLTKAQEQLKEKMEEAEKLRETVAKQLDVAAKKIEEAEQLRLSQVAQLEKIANLKADEAREQLINALKSEAQTKAAAEIKSIMEEARLTATKEAKKIVINTIQRTATEHAIENCVSVFNLESDDLKGKIIGREGRNIRALEAATGVEIIVDDTPEAIILSGFDPVRREVARLALHRLVADGRIHPARIEEVVAKTQKAIEEEIVEIGERTVIELGIHGLHPELIKMVGRMRFRSSYGQNLLQHSKEVAKMCGIMAAELGLNAKLAKRAGLLHDIGKVWHEEHELPHALLGMELAQKYKENPEVCNAIGAHHDEIEMTSLISPIVQACDAISGSRPGARREMMESYVQRLKDLEALALSFKGVNKCYAIQAGRELRVIVDADNVSDKKASQMSFDISQKIEKDMQYPGQIKVTVIRETRSVSYAK from the coding sequence ATGACAGACGTAATTATTGCTATTGTATCCCTGCTGGTAGGTGTCGGCATCGGATACTTCCTGCTGATGCGGGTTTTCAAACAAAAAGAAGCTGAGGCCGCCGAAAAGGCCAATCTTATTATTAAAGAAGCCGAACTGAAAGCCGAAACTTTTTGGAAAAACAAGGAGATTGAATCTAAGGAGCGAGTTCTCAAACAAAAATCGGAGTTTGAGAACGAAATGAACCGCCGCAAAGAGCAAATCATCACCAACGAAGGAAAGGTTAAGCAGTACGAAAACAAACTTAAACAAGTAGAAGCCAACCTCAAAAAGAAAGAGCAAACCCTCACCAAAGCGCAGGAGCAACTCAAAGAGAAGATGGAAGAGGCCGAAAAGCTGCGCGAAACAGTTGCCAAGCAGTTGGATGTTGCTGCCAAAAAGATTGAGGAAGCCGAGCAGTTGCGCCTCTCGCAGGTGGCACAGTTGGAAAAAATAGCCAATTTAAAAGCCGACGAAGCCCGCGAGCAACTCATCAATGCGCTGAAGAGCGAGGCACAAACCAAAGCCGCTGCCGAAATCAAGAGCATCATGGAAGAGGCGCGCCTCACTGCTACAAAAGAGGCCAAGAAAATCGTCATCAATACCATCCAGCGCACCGCCACCGAACATGCCATTGAAAACTGCGTTTCGGTGTTCAATCTGGAAAGCGACGACTTGAAAGGCAAAATCATTGGGCGCGAAGGCCGCAACATACGTGCGCTGGAAGCTGCCACCGGCGTAGAAATCATCGTTGATGACACGCCCGAGGCCATCATCCTTTCAGGATTTGACCCCGTGCGCCGCGAAGTTGCCCGACTGGCACTGCACCGCCTCGTTGCCGACGGCCGCATTCACCCTGCACGCATTGAGGAAGTGGTGGCCAAAACGCAAAAAGCCATTGAAGAAGAAATTGTTGAAATCGGTGAGCGCACAGTCATTGAGCTGGGTATTCACGGCCTGCACCCCGAACTGATTAAAATGGTGGGGCGGATGCGTTTCCGCTCTTCCTACGGGCAGAACCTATTGCAGCACTCCAAAGAAGTTGCCAAAATGTGCGGCATCATGGCTGCCGAATTGGGACTCAATGCTAAGTTGGCCAAACGTGCGGGCTTACTCCACGACATTGGCAAAGTATGGCACGAAGAACACGAACTGCCGCATGCGCTGCTGGGCATGGAACTGGCACAGAAGTACAAGGAAAACCCCGAAGTATGCAATGCCATTGGTGCGCACCACGACGAAATTGAGATGACCTCACTCATCTCCCCCATCGTACAGGCTTGCGATGCCATCTCAGGCTCGCGCCCGGGTGCCCGTCGCGAAATGATGGAAAGCTATGTGCAACGCCTCAAAGACTTGGAAGCACTGGCGCTGTCGTTCAAAGGCGTGAACAAATGCTATGCAATTCAGGCAGGCCGCGAACTGCGCGTAATTGTTGATGCAGACAATGTATCAGACAAAAAGGCAAGCCAAATGTCTTTTGATATTTCGCAGAAGATAGAAAAAGACATGCAATACCCGGGTCAAATCAAAGTTACGGTTATTCGCGAAACCCGCTCGGTGAGCTACGCGAAGTAA
- a CDS encoding TrkH family potassium uptake protein, whose amino-acid sequence MAWSRLDSFFFQYREPANRLLQWLSYITSVLTVILLTYRYGFIHTQHEYAQIQEMYKLLLLLFLCVFLARWFFSINRLTFLRESQPEAALYGLLIIHIIIEQIMGIPPLLYYLLLFSIEPAPLIYEHLTGVFMVMLTILDLARLSVLLAEIQVKPGVIFMASFALLILAGTGLLMLPAMTVEGEISFLDALFTSASASCVTGLIVVDTATFFTFKGKVVIMLLFQLGGLGVVSFATFFATFMSGGVGIKQQSMIQNHLSAESLTEAKAALRKIVVITFIIELLGAIAIYNAWDDERWAGGASPFANTAERIFYSVFHSISAFCNAGFSLFTDGYYNHQFFIHEMFGLHFITTIIVIFGGMGFNVIEDVFSPANIRERIAKPWKKLQLSTKIPLTGTFILLTGGTLAFMVLEYEKLRVLNIGQALITALFQSAVTRTAGFNSMDFGALHNPTIILCIFLMFVGTAPGSTGGGIKINTFALVVLSAIRNIRGEKKIIIEQRYIPNELVNRAFTLLLFAFTYNSIAVLLLTLTEPQQPIHVLVFEQISAFATVGLSMNLTSSLSVGGKIIIIVSMFIGRIGPLTLAIALSGTPKSNLLKYPRTYLMIG is encoded by the coding sequence ATGGCTTGGAGCCGCTTGGATAGTTTCTTTTTTCAGTATCGCGAACCTGCCAATCGCTTACTGCAATGGCTATCCTACATTACTTCCGTGCTGACAGTGATTCTGCTCACCTATCGGTATGGTTTTATCCATACCCAGCACGAGTATGCGCAGATACAGGAAATGTATAAGCTGCTTTTGCTATTATTTCTGTGTGTATTTTTAGCGCGCTGGTTTTTCAGTATTAACCGACTGACGTTTCTGCGCGAGTCGCAGCCGGAGGCAGCGCTGTACGGGTTGCTGATTATCCATATCATTATAGAGCAAATTATGGGTATTCCGCCGCTGCTGTATTATCTGCTGCTGTTTTCCATAGAGCCTGCCCCGTTAATTTACGAGCACCTGACAGGCGTTTTTATGGTGATGCTTACCATTTTGGATTTGGCGCGGCTCTCGGTACTGCTCGCCGAAATTCAGGTAAAGCCGGGTGTAATTTTTATGGCAAGTTTCGCATTGCTCATTTTGGCAGGTACGGGCTTGCTGATGCTGCCCGCCATGACCGTAGAGGGCGAAATCTCCTTTCTTGATGCCTTGTTCACCTCGGCAAGTGCAAGTTGTGTAACAGGGTTGATTGTGGTAGATACAGCAACCTTTTTCACCTTTAAAGGCAAGGTTGTTATCATGCTGCTTTTTCAGTTGGGCGGTTTGGGAGTAGTTTCATTTGCCACTTTTTTTGCCACCTTCATGAGCGGCGGCGTGGGAATCAAACAACAGTCCATGATTCAGAACCACCTCAGCGCCGAGTCGCTTACAGAGGCCAAAGCAGCCTTGCGGAAAATTGTAGTCATTACTTTTATCATAGAACTGTTAGGCGCCATCGCTATTTACAACGCTTGGGACGATGAACGCTGGGCAGGCGGCGCAAGCCCTTTTGCCAATACCGCCGAACGAATTTTTTACTCCGTATTTCACTCCATATCAGCTTTTTGCAATGCGGGCTTCAGCCTGTTTACCGACGGATACTACAACCATCAGTTCTTCATCCACGAGATGTTTGGTCTGCATTTTATTACAACCATCATCGTCATATTTGGCGGCATGGGCTTCAACGTGATTGAAGATGTATTCTCACCCGCCAACATTCGGGAGCGGATTGCCAAACCTTGGAAAAAGTTGCAACTCAGCACGAAAATTCCACTCACCGGCACATTTATCCTGCTTACAGGCGGAACGCTGGCATTCATGGTATTGGAATATGAAAAACTGCGGGTGCTTAATATCGGGCAGGCATTGATTACAGCCTTGTTCCAATCGGCAGTAACGCGCACCGCCGGTTTTAACTCCATGGATTTCGGCGCATTGCACAACCCAACCATTATTCTGTGCATATTTCTTATGTTTGTCGGAACGGCGCCGGGCAGTACGGGCGGCGGCATCAAAATCAACACTTTTGCACTGGTAGTACTTTCCGCCATTCGCAACATCCGCGGCGAGAAAAAAATCATTATTGAACAGCGCTACATTCCCAACGAATTGGTAAACAGAGCATTTACTTTGCTGCTGTTTGCATTTACCTACAACAGCATCGCCGTATTGCTGCTCACCCTTACTGAACCGCAGCAACCGATTCACGTGTTGGTATTTGAGCAAATTTCGGCATTTGCCACTGTTGGTTTGAGCATGAATCTCACCTCTTCGCTGAGCGTAGGCGGAAAAATCATCATCATTGTATCTATGTTCATCGGGCGCATTGGGCCTCTGACGCTGGCCATTGCACTCAGCGGAACGCCCAAAAGCAACCTACTCAAATATCCGCGAACCTACCTGATGATTGGATAA
- a CDS encoding putative sulfate/molybdate transporter, with product MLKINRQELAGAFGDIGTDFPLLVAVIIASGLESANVLTIFGLLQVLTALAYRMPMPVQPLKAMASLVIAQKIAGNILLGAGLAIGLVMLALSLTGALDRLMRLIPKAVVRGLQLGLGISLCSLAIKEYVAAEQWQGYVLAAVAFVFVLALLDNKKYPAALAVIALGLIYALVFKVSAASFTDAVAFRLPQLFIPTADDIAKGFVLLAIPQIPLSLGNSIIATKQISGDLFPERKDITVKKIGITYSLMNLIAPFLGGIPCCHGAGGMVGHYTFGGRNGGSVLIYGLFYMVLGLFFGNGFQQIVQIFPLPVLGVILFFEGLSLIFLVKDLAHEKRNFLIAVLSGVVAFAMPYGFAVALIIGTMIYYAPIPFKTFTGE from the coding sequence ATGCTCAAAATTAACCGACAGGAACTGGCCGGTGCATTTGGCGACATCGGCACGGATTTTCCGCTGCTGGTGGCCGTTATTATCGCTTCGGGGCTGGAAAGCGCCAACGTGCTGACTATTTTCGGGCTGTTGCAGGTGCTGACTGCTCTTGCCTACCGTATGCCGATGCCTGTACAGCCGCTCAAAGCGATGGCATCGCTGGTCATCGCACAGAAAATTGCAGGCAATATTTTGCTGGGGGCAGGGCTTGCCATCGGGCTGGTAATGCTTGCGCTGTCGCTGACGGGTGCGTTAGACCGCCTCATGCGGCTTATTCCCAAGGCTGTTGTCAGAGGCTTGCAACTGGGGTTAGGTATTAGCCTGTGCTCGCTGGCTATCAAAGAATACGTGGCAGCGGAACAGTGGCAAGGTTATGTACTGGCCGCAGTAGCATTTGTATTTGTCCTTGCTTTGCTGGACAACAAAAAATATCCCGCAGCGCTGGCCGTAATAGCGCTGGGGCTGATTTATGCACTGGTGTTTAAGGTATCTGCTGCAAGTTTTACCGATGCCGTTGCTTTTCGGCTGCCGCAACTTTTTATACCCACGGCCGATGATATTGCCAAAGGCTTTGTATTGCTCGCCATACCGCAAATACCGCTCTCTTTGGGCAATTCCATTATTGCCACTAAGCAAATCAGCGGCGACCTTTTCCCCGAACGGAAAGATATTACCGTAAAAAAAATAGGTATTACCTATTCGCTGATGAACTTGATAGCACCTTTTCTGGGTGGGATTCCCTGCTGCCATGGTGCGGGCGGCATGGTGGGGCACTATACCTTCGGCGGTCGCAATGGCGGCTCCGTACTGATTTACGGCTTGTTCTACATGGTGTTGGGGCTGTTTTTCGGCAATGGGTTTCAGCAAATTGTGCAAATTTTCCCGCTCCCTGTTTTGGGAGTCATCCTCTTCTTTGAGGGTTTGAGCCTGATATTTTTGGTAAAAGATTTAGCCCATGAAAAACGCAATTTTCTGATAGCTGTTTTGTCGGGTGTTGTGGCTTTTGCAATGCCCTACGGCTTTGCGGTTGCACTCATCATCGGTACAATGATATACTACGCACCGATTCCTTTTAAAACTTTTACGGGGGAGTAA
- a CDS encoding cell division ATP-binding protein FtsE: MSNDTIVRLSDVTIAHAQHPVVEHVSFEISKGEFVYLLGKTGSGKTSLLRAIYADLPLLSGTGEVAGYALQNLRRQDQPFLRRKLGIIFQDFQLFHDRTVADNLLFVMKATGWTDRVHMKTRLNEVLMQVGLLSSINKMPHQLSGGEQQRVAIARALINDPYLLLADEPTGNLDPAVASDILDLFVRIHQGGTAVLMATHNHSFLKRFPARVLLCENHTIRDIPREHIIRKINE; this comes from the coding sequence ATGTCAAATGATACTATCGTCCGCCTGAGCGATGTTACCATTGCCCATGCACAACATCCTGTTGTTGAACATGTAAGTTTTGAAATCAGCAAAGGCGAGTTTGTCTATCTGTTAGGCAAAACCGGCAGCGGCAAAACTTCGCTCCTGCGAGCTATTTATGCCGACTTGCCGCTGCTTAGCGGCACGGGCGAAGTGGCAGGATATGCGCTGCAAAACCTTCGGCGGCAAGACCAGCCTTTTCTGCGCCGAAAACTCGGCATCATTTTTCAAGATTTCCAATTGTTTCACGACCGAACGGTAGCCGACAACCTGCTGTTTGTAATGAAAGCCACCGGTTGGACAGACCGCGTGCATATGAAAACCCGCCTCAACGAAGTGCTGATGCAGGTAGGGCTGCTTAGTAGCATTAACAAAATGCCGCATCAGCTTTCCGGCGGCGAACAACAGCGGGTTGCAATTGCCCGCGCCTTAATCAACGACCCGTACCTGCTGCTTGCCGACGAGCCGACCGGCAACTTAGACCCCGCAGTAGCTTCCGATATTTTGGATTTGTTTGTGCGTATTCATCAGGGTGGAACAGCCGTTTTGATGGCTACACATAATCACAGTTTCCTGAAACGCTTTCCCGCGCGCGTGCTGTTGTGTGAAAATCATACCATTCGCGATATTCCCCGCGAGCACATCATCCGCAAAATCAATGAGTAA